The stretch of DNA CCCCGGTGGCCTGTCCGCCGCCGTCGTTCGCCAGGATGGTGTTGTAGAGCTCAGCCACCCGGCGCAGGACCAGGACAGCGGAATAGCCGTCCAACAGGAGGTGGTGCACGCGCTGGTAGAAGAAGTGCCGTTCGGGGGCGAGACGGATGAGCTCCGTGTGGAGCATATGGTCCGATGAGGGATCCCGGGGGAGCGCCAGGTCGGCGTCCATGAGGGCGCGGGCCTGTGCTTCCGGGTCTGTGGCCCCTGCCAGGTCGGTGACCTCAAGAATGGCCGGCCGCGGACGCGGGTACTGGAACGGCCCGTCTTTGTCCTCGCTGAAGGCCATGGTGAGGGCCTCGGTGCCCGCAATCCCCTGCTCCAGGGCGGCCGCCAGGACACCGTGGTCCAAGGGCCCGGTGATCTCAACAAACTGACCGATCTGGAACATCGGATTCTCCGGTGCCAGCTTCTGCGCGTACCAGATGCCGCGCTGGGCCTGGGTCAGGTCCAGCCGCGGAGACGCGGGGCGGGCAGGGGAGTTCAGTGCGTTGTGGGACATGTTCCTTCTCGGGATCTCGGGGCCGGCTGGCACATCGGGGCATGGCAAAGCCCCGCTGCCCGGCGTGGAAGCCGGGGGCAGCGGTTGGTCAGGCGGGGAGGGTTACTGGAACTGGCCGAACTGGAACGGGCCGGTATCGCCCAGGTCCACCAGGGGGCCGTCCACCACGGGACCGTTGATGACGCCGCCGTTCAGGATTCCGCCGGCGAGGATGTCGCCCAGGAGCGGTGAGCCGCTGGACTGCTGGGTCACTTCAGTCACGGGTCCGGACGTTGTGGCGGCCTGCGCCGGGAGGGTGGTTGCGGCGAAACCGGTCAGGGCCAGCAGTGAAGCGGCGGCGGTCCGGGTCAGGTTCTTGGCACTCTGGTTCACGGTCATCTCCAGTCAGGTATAAAACAGATTCCACACTCGTTCAGGTGTCATAAGGGCATTCGGACCTGACGGAGGACCGGATGGGCGGCAACGACATGCCAGCGCGTGAAACCCTCGGAGCCAGGCTTCGCGGAGCTGCCGCTCTGGCCGGGGTTTTGGTGCCACACACGTATGGCCCGGCGGAAGTTTCCGCCGGGCCGTACATTCGTGAATTGTGACCGCCTAGAGCGCTGTGACCTTGATCAGCACCGCGTGTTCCGGGTTGAGCATCGGCATCGGCAGGCCAACTTCGGCGAGGAACCGGCCGCTGGCTGTTGCGCCGTCACTGAGCCAGGCCGGCGGCTGCACCTGGGTGAACGTGTGTCCGTAGTCGCTGTCGCCGGGGGCCGGGAAGATGGGGTCCACCCGGTAGGTCCGGTCCGGGTCGAGTCCGGGCAGGCCCATCCGGCCCGGCTGCTCGGCACCCGAGGTGCGGGCACAGACGAAGGCGAACAGCGCCGCCGTCGTACCCTCCGCAGCAGGTTCCCCAGACGCCACGCCGTGCAGCTGGTAGGCCTCATCAGCGATGTCCGCGTGGACCGGCCGGCCGCTGTGGATCAGGTCCCGGTGTTCCTTGTAGAGCCCGACAACGCGCCGCAGCTCCTCCCGTTCTGCGCCCTGGACGCCGCGGACATCCCATTCCATGCCGAAGTGGCCGAAGAAGGCTGTGATGGCACGGAAGGAAAGGTCGTGGGTGCGGGCGGTGGTGTGCGAGGTGGTGGGGCCGATGTGGCTGCCCACGAGCTCCGGCGGAACCACGGCGCCGGTCCAGCGCTGGATGGTCTGCCGTTCCAGGGCGTCGTTGCAGTCCGATGCCCAGACGCGTCCGGTCCGCTCCAGGATGCCCAGGTCAACGCGTCCGCCGCCGGAGGAGCAGCTTTCAATTTCGACGCCGGGATGGGCCTTGCGGAGCTCGTCGAACAGCCGGTAGGCGGCGAGGGTTTGTTCATGGACGGACGCGCGGCCGGCGTGGCCCTGTTCAACGATGTCCCGGTTCTGGTCCCACTTGAGGTAGCTGATGTTGTTCTCACCCAGGAGTGCCGAGATCCGGTCGAAGACGTACTGCCAGGCTTCCGGGTTGACGAGGTCGATGACGTGCTGGTTGCGCCATTCGAGGGGCAGCCGGCCGCCGTCCTTGTGCGCTACCGCGGAAGGGCCGGAAATCCACTCCGGGTGGGCCCGGGCAACATCCGAGTCCAGGTTGACCATCTCCGGTTCCACCCACAGCCCGAACTCCATCCCCCGGGAGGTGACGGCATCGATCAGCGGCGTCAGCCCTTCAGGCCACAGGGTCTCGTCCACGTACCAGTCGCCCAGGCCCGCGTGGTCGTCGCGGCGGCCGCGGAACCAGCCGTCGTCGAGCACGAAGCGCTCCACGCCGAGGTCCGCGGCGGAATCGGCGAGCTCGATCAGGGTGTCGAGATCGTGGTTGAAGTACACGGCCTCCCAGGTGTTCAGCACCACCGGGCGCGGCTTCGCGCCCGGAAGGATGTGGTGCGGGCGGGACCGGAACCAGCTGTAGAAGGCCTCGGTGATGCCGTCCAGGCCGCGGTCCGAAAATGCAGCGAACAAGGCAGGTGTGGTGTAGCTGCCGCCCGGGGCGAGGATGACCTCCGCGGAGCCCAGCAGTTCCGAGCCCCCGATCATGGTCCGCCCGTCGCCGATGGTGTCCGCGAACTGTTCGTGGTTGCCGCTCCATGCCAGGTGGGTGGCCCAGACCTTGCCGTGCCGATTGCCGAAACCCTGGGAGCCGGCGGCGAACAGGAGAGAGGAATCGTGGCCAGTACGGCCGTGCCGTCCGGAGCGGACCCATGTGCCCTGCTGGATGGGCCGCCGCTGCGGGTGGCGTTCGCGGCACCAGCGTCCGGTCAGGTCGAGGAGTTCGACGGCGTCCGGCGCCACGGGGAGGACCGTCGCCAGTTCGTCCACCTGGAAGGGGGTGGTGCCGTTGTTGGTAAGGGTGTGCCGCAGTTCCAGCAGGCCGCCCGGGTGCAGTGTCAGGACGGTGGCGACGCTGATGCCGGTGTCGGCGTCGGCCTGGACAACGGTGGCCCGCCCGGCGCCTGCGGTGTCCACGGACGTGACGCGGAGGCGGGAGGAGAAGTCCAGGCCCGGGGCGCCGTCGGTGATCCGGTTGCCGCGGAGGGCGGGACGGCCCCGCCAGGACGAGGAGGCCTGAGGGAGAAGGGCGGCCGGGACGCGGGCGTCCACGGAGGAATTCCCCACGGGCGTGGTGAGGACGGCGAGGTCTGGAAGTGCTGCACCCAGGTCCGCGCCCCAGTGGATGACCTCGGCCTCCCCGCTGTCGAAGCTGATCAGCAGGCTGGTGCCGGCGGAACGGAGGTGCAGGGGATCCATGGTGGTCTCTTTCGGTGTTCAGGGGTGCGTCTTAAGTTACGCATAACGGGAATGCCAGGGAAGGGGTGGCCGGGTGCCGCCGCCGCGAGGAGGAGGACGGCGGGACCCGGCCGGGTGGCTGCGACCACAAACGCAGCCACATATTGGGGGGTTACTTGAACAGGGCGTTGACCTGATCGTTGGCGGCAGTCAGCGAGCTGACCGGCGCTTTGCCGGACACCACGGCGTCCATGGCCGGTTCCATGATGCCCTTGACCTTGGCGGTGTTGTCCGTGATCGGGTACAGGAACGTGGTCTTGTTCTTCACGTGCTCGGTGAACGCGGTGACGTCCACGCCCTTGGCCTGGAACGCTGCGGCGGCCTTGTCCGAGGAGGCCTTCAGCGCGGGGAAGACCACGGCCTTGGACGCTACGACGTCCTGGCAGGCTGAGGAGGCCAGGTATTCAACCCACTTGATTGAGGCGTCCTTCTTCTTGGTGCCGGCCCAGATGGAGTCGGCCAGGCCGTTGAACATGGAGGCGCGCTCGCCTTCGGGGCCCACCGGGGTGGGGGCGATACCCACCTGGATGCCCTTGTACCCGGTGTACTGGCCGATCATCCACGAACCGTGGGCGTTGATGGCGGACTTGCCGGCGGCGAAGGTGTCAGCCATGCTGGCGCCGACGGTGGTTTCGAGCTTGGGCATGTAGCCTTTGTCCGCCAGGCCCGCGAACCACTGCATGCTGTCCTGGAACTTCGGGTCGTCATAGTTGTAGTGGGTGCCCCACGGGTTCTTGTCCGTGTGGGACCAGCCGGTGGTGTTGGTGAGGTAGCTCCACTCAGTCTGGCCGGAGGAGTCGCCGCCGCCGTTCAGGCCCAGGCCGTAGACCTGGACGTTGTTCTTGTCGAACCCGGGCTCGTCGCCGCGCTTGCCGCTCTTGTCCACGGTCAGGTGGGCGATGACCTTCTCGTAGCTGCCGCCGTCCTTGGGGTTCCAGGTGAGGTCCTTCATCTGGTCCTCGGAAATCCCGGCGGCGGAAAGCATGTCCTTGTTGTAGAACAGGCCGATGGTGTCCCAGTCCTTGGGCAGCCCGTACCGCTTGCCGTCCTGGCCCACCCAGAGGTCGGCGAGGCCTTCGTTGTAGGCGGAGAGGTCCACCTTGTCCTTGGCCACGGCGTCATCGATGGCCAGGAGCTGCTTGTTCTCGGCCAGCTCGCCGTACCTGCCCAGGTGGTTGGTGAAGACGTCCGGGGCGGTGCCTCCCACGAAGCCGTTGGTAAGGGTGCTCCAGTAGTCGTCCCAGCCGCGCTGGGTGATCTTGACGGTGATGTCCGGGTTGGCCTTGGTGAAGTCGTCGGCGCACTGCTGGTAGGCCGGAAGCTGGTTGGCGTCCCACAGCCAGTAGCTGATTTCGCCCTTGCCGGCTTCGGCTGAACCGCCGCCGCTGCCGCAGGCGGAGAGGGCGAGGACTGCCGCGGCGGCCGCAGCAAGGGCGCCGGTTGCTTTCATTTTCTTCATGGGAGGTCCTTTCAGGGATGTTTTCGGGCAGGCCGCCATGGCCCGCGCGAGGTTTGGGGGAGGGAAGAGCTGAATTACTTGATGCCGGAGAAGCCGATGGAGTTGACGATCTTCTTGCCGAAGGCGGCGAAGAGGATCAGGACCGGAAGGGCGGAGACGAGGGTGGCGGCCATCAGGCCGGACCAGTCCGGGGCGCCCTGCGGGGACTGCGATTTGAAGACGCCGAGGCCCACCTGGAGTACGCGGACGTCATCCTGGGAACCAACCAGCAGCGGCCAGAAGTACTCGTTCCACTGGCCGATGAAGGTGAGCAGGGCGAGGGTGGCGATGGGGGCTGCGGCGTTGGGCAGGACAATCTGGAAGAAGATGCGGAGGTGCTTGGCGCCGTCGAGCATGGCCGCTTCCTCTACCTCGCGGGACATGTTCAGGAAGAACTGGCGGAGGAAGAAGATGGCGAACGGGGTCATGAACAGATAGGGAAGGACCATTCCGAGCATGGTGTTCAGCAGGTCAAGGTTCTTGATCAGCAGGAAGTTGGGCAGTGCCGTGAAGATCGGCGGGACCAGCATGGTGCCGAGGAAGAGGCTGAAGACGGCGTTGCGGCCCTTCCAGCGGAGCCGGGCGAATGCGTAGGCGGCCATGGCACTGAAGAACACAGCCCCGGCGGTGGTGATGGAAGAAAAGACAACGGAGTTGCGCAGGTAGATCCAGAAATCGATGGCGGCGCCCGAGCCGCCTTCGGCAACGGCTTCGGCGGGAGACTGCAGGCCGAAAACACGTTTGAAGGCGCCGAAGGTGAATTCCGCAGGGAGGAGGCTGGCGGCGTTGGTGGCCAGCGCGTTGTTGGTGGACAGCGCGGTCCGCAGCACCCAGAGGAAGGGGAGGACGGAGACCGCGATGGCCAGGATCAGCAGGGCCCAGGCGCCGGCGCGGCGCGGGTTGAACGGGCGGCGTTTGGACGGACGACGGCGGGAGGCCGGCTTGGCCAGCGGCGCGCGGCTTGCGGTGGTGGTCATGGAGGACTCCTTAGTCCAGGTCCGACTCGTTGCCCTTGAGGAACTTCATCTGGATGAAGGCCACCAGGGCGAGGATGAGGAAGAGAATGACGGCGATGGCTGATCCGTAGCCGAAGTCCGACTCGGTGAAGGCGCGCTGGTAGATGTAGTACTGGATGACGCGGGTGGCGTTCACCGGGCCGCCGCCTGTGGTTACGGCGACGGTGTCGAAGACCTGGAAGGAACCGATGACGGTGACCACCAGGACCAGTACCAGGACCGGACGCAGCAGCGGGATGGTGATCTTCCGGAAGGTCTGCCATGCCGACGCGCCGTCCAGCTTGGCCACCTCGTAGACGTGGCCCGGGATGGACTGCAGGCCGGCGAAGATCAGCAGCGCGGTGTAGCCCATGTGCCGCCAGGTGTTGATCAGAGCCTGCGTGGGGATGGCCCATTCCTCGCTGCCGAAGAAGGCAGCGCGGGGCAGGCCGGCCCACTCGATGAACTGGTTCACCACGCCGATCTGGTAGTCCAGCATCCAGAACCACAGCAGGGCGGCAATGACGTTCGACATCAGGTACGGGAGCAGCAGTGCGCCCCGGATGATGGTGGATTTGGCCACCTGGTGCATCAGCAGCGCCAGGCCGAGTGCCAGGGATGTCTGCAGTGCAATGTTCAGGACGACGTACTGGCCGGTGACGGCCAGTGAGTTCCAGAACAGCGGATCCTTGGCAATGGCCTGGTAGTTCTCCAGGCCGATCCATTCCGGATCTCCGAGGATGTTGTATTCCGTGAAGCTGAGGTAGATCCCGCGGATGGTGGGCACCAGGTAGAAGAGGACGAATCCGATCATGGCCGGTGCGATGAAGAACAGGGCAATCCTGACGTCGCTGCGGGTGCCGGGCAGCTTCCGGTTGAGCAGTGTTCGCTTGGGCTTTTGCTCCCGCGAAGTGGGGTTCCTGGTAAGGGTGGTCATCTTCGACCCTTCCTGATTGTGTGATGTGCCTAACAACCTGCGAAGCAATCTACACGAGTAGATCTATTCGGGCAAGAGATTGATTTCTGTGCCAATACGGCTTGATTTTTCCTGCTCGTGGTTGTTGACTCGAGTAGAACACCGGATTCCCCGCACTGGCGGGGCGGGAAACGCTTACCGCATTCCTTTCTTCGGCGCCGCCACCGGCGGACATCCACTCCCACACAAAAGGAAAACAATGACGTTCTCAATCGGCATCGTTGGCGCAGGCCAGTTCGGCGGCCAGTTTGCCCACCTGTTCAACCTCCACCCCGGCGTCAAGGAGGTGTACGTGGTGGACGAACGCCCGGAGCGCGCCGCTGAAGCGGTGCACCGCTACGGCCTCGCGGGCGTGAAGCAGGACTTTGAGGCCCTCCTGGCATCCGATGTTGACGCCGTGGCCATCTTCACCCAGCGCTGGACCCACGGTCCGCTGGTTGAACAGGCCCTCCGCGCGGGCAAGCACGTCTATTCGGCCGTGCCCATGGCGGTGACGGAAGAAGAAATCGCCCGCATCATCGAGGCTGTCCGGGAAACCGGGCTGGTTTACATGATGGGGGAGACCAGCTTCTACAACCCCGCCACCGTCTACGCCCGCGAACAGCATGCTGCAGGCAAATTTGGGCGGATCTTCTATTCGGAAGGCGACTACGTCCATGACATGGACCTGGGCTTCTACGACGCCTACCAGTACAGCGGCGGCGACCGCTGGAAAGAGACGGCCAGCTACCCGCCCATGCTGTACCCCACCCATGCCATCGGCGGCGTCCTTGGCGCACTTCCGTCGCATGCGGTCAGCGTCAGCTGCTTCGGCGTGAAGGACGACCGCAATGACGGCGTCTTCGACAAGGACGTCAGCATGTTCGGCAACGACTTCTCCAACGCCACGGCCCTCTTTGAACTGAACGACGGCGGCGTGATGCGCACCAACGAAATGCGCCGCGTGGGCTACCCCTCCCACATCCGGGAGTCCCGGTTCCGCTTCTTCGGAACCGAGGCCAGCTTCGAACAGCTCGCCAAAGTCACGGTGTGGCAGGACAAGAAGAACGTCCACGACATCTCGGAACTGATGGAGACGCGGCCCAGTATTCCGCTGGACGATCCGTCACTGGCCAATGTTGCGCCCGAACTGCGTGACGCGTTCGTATCAGGGCTTGCTCCCGTGCACGACGCGGGCCGGCTACCGGAGGAGTTCCGCGGCGCCCCCAACGGACACGAGGGCAGCCACCACTTCCTGGTGGACGACTTCGTCACCGCCGTCAACGAGGGAACGTTGCCCCCGGTCAACGCCTGGGTGGCCGCACGCTTCACCCTTCCCGGCATCGTGGCCCACGCCTCGGCGCAGCAGAACGGGGCGCGGCTTCCCATCCGCGACTTCGGCGACGCCCCGGCCAACCCGTAGAAAGCATGTACTCCATGACCACTTTGGGTGTGCCGGGGCCCCGGGGGCCTGTGACGCGTAAGGATGTTGCGCGGTTCGCCGGTGTCAGTACTGCGGTGGTGAGTTATGTGGTCAATGGTGGTCCGAAGCGGGTGGCGCCGGCTACTGAGGCGAAGGTCCAGGATGCCATCCGGCGGTTGGGGTACCGGCCCAATGCTGCGGCCAGGGCGTTGAAGCTGGGCTCGAGTGAGACGATCGGGCTGGTCATTCCGGATAACAGCAACCCGTTCTTTTCGTTGCTGGCGCACGCGGTGGAGGAAGCAGCGGCCGAGCGGGGGTATGCCCTGGTGTTGACCAATTCGGACGGGAACGTGGCCAAGGAGCGCCGGAACGTCCGCAACCTTGCGGCCCGGCAGGTGGACGGTGTGATTGTTTCGAGTGTGCTGATGGAGCCCGGCGCGGCGGACTTCGAGTCCGCGGAAGTCCCGGTGGTGTTGTTGAACCACAGTGCGGAGGCGCCGGGGTTCAACAGTGTGGGGGTGGACCTGGTGGCCGGTGCGCGGGCTGCGGTGGAGCACCTGATCGGTCACGGGCACACCAGCATCGCCCTGGCGATGGGGACGAACACCGGGAACTATTACGACGGCCGTGAGGAAGGCTGGTTGCAGGCCCTGGCCGGCGCCGGCCTGCCGGAGGGGCCGATTGTGCGGACCCCGTTCACGCGGGAGGGCGGTTACGCTGCGGGCAGGCGCCTGCTGGCCGGAGCGGAGCGGCCCACGGCGATTTTTGCGACGTCGGACCTGCAGGCCGTGGGGATCCTGCGGGCCCTGCATGAGGCGGGCCTGTCCGTCCCGGAGGACATGGCGTTGGCGTCCTTTGACGGTTCGGCTGAAGCGGAGTACAGCTGGCCGCCGCTGACCACGGTCCGGCAGCCGGCACAAGCCATGGCCGAGGCCGCGGTCAACGCCCTCATCGGCACAGGCCGGGGTAACACGCCCGAACACCTCATCTTCCCCGCCGACCTCCAGGTCCGCCAATCCTGCGGCTGCCGCCGGGATTGATCCCTTCGGGCGGTGAGCTCCGGAACGTTGTGCCTCCGGGAACTTAGCGCACGGACGCGAACTGTTCCGCCGTCGTCGTGCGTTCCTGCTCCGGGCTTCAGGCCGGGGCGCCCGTCAAGGCTGTAATGGCGGCGAGTTGGTCCTTGTCCAGGTCGACGTCAGCTGCGGAAGCGTTGGCGCGCAGTTCTTTGACCGACTCGGCCCCCACGATGGCCGATGCCACTGCCGGCCGTGACAGCAGCCAGGCCAGTGAGGATTGGTTGAGTGCCAGTCCCCACTCGCGGCTAAGCCGGTCGAGTTCGCGGGCCGTCTTGATCTCGCCACTGGTAAAGCCGGATCCTGCGAAGCGCTGGTCTCCGCTGATGCCCCGGTCAAGGACGCGAAGATCAGCAAGCAGGCCACCGTGCAGCGGGGCGTACGGGATGATGGACACGCGAAATTCCTCACAGGCCGGTGCCAGTTCGCGTTCCGTCTTGCGGTCGATCAGGTTGTACTTCACCTGGGTGGCCACGGGTCCGCAGTAGCGGCGGTCGTCGGCGAGCCACAAAGCGTGGACGAGTTGCCAGGCGGGGTGGTTGGACAGCCCGATGTAGCGGATCTTGCCTTGCCGGATGAGATCGTCATAGGCGCCGAGGGTTTGTTCGAGTGGAGTGTCGGGATCAGGGTTGTGTGCGTAGTAGAGGTCGATGTAATCCGTGCCCAAGCGCCGCAGGCTTGCCTCGACCTGCCGGATGATGTGGCGACGCGACAGGCCGCCATCATTGATCCCCGGGCCAACATGAACCTGGGACTTCGTAGCGATGACTGCCTCATCGCGGCGGCCGCGCAGCGCCCGGCCGAGGATCTGCTCAGCAGGTTCGCGGTCTGCGGCCGCCGGAGCGCCAGGGCGGTCGAAGACGGGCATGTTGCCGTAGGAGTCTGCGGTATCGATGAAGTTGATACCAAGGTCGAGCGCAGCGCCGACCAGCCGTCCAGCTTCGCGAGCGTCGGGGGCAACGCCGAACGTCGCGGTGCCGAGACAGATCCGGGAGACCTTGAGGCCGGTCCGGCCGAGGATGGAATACCGCATGAGCACTTCCCGGGCAGTCGTAGGGGACTTCTTCTGGACATGAAACATAACCGAATGGTAGTTTTTCGTCAACGTCCAGGGGAAGGGAGCATCTGAATGCCCGGCAAGGTTGCCCCGGCCCCGCGGGGGCCATACAAGACAGGTATCCAGCGGCGGGAACAGATCGTTCAGGCGGCCCTGACGGTTTTTGGTGAGCGGGGCTTTGCCGGCGGATCCATCCGAACCATCGCCGAGCGCGTTGGTGTCTCGCATGCGACGCTGCTGCAGCACTTTGGCAGCAAGGAAGCACTGCTGATGGCCGTGCTGGAGGAATGGGACCGCCGAACCGTCGAAACCGGCCTCTCGGGAGTTGAAGGGCTGGAATACTTCCGGCGACTGCCCCTGGTCATGAGCGGGCACCTGGCCAACCCTGGCCTACTCGGACTGTTCATCACCATGGCCGCAGAAGCGTCCAACCCTGCCCACCCTGCCCATGCATTCATCCGGCACCGGTACGACCGCAATCTCACGACACTCGCCGGACACCTTCGGCAGGCGGCCGACACGGGCGAAGCAGCATCCCTGACGCCGGCACGGATTGACACGGAAGTCCGAATCGTGACTGCCGTCCTGGACGGCATCGGACTGCAATGGCTGAACGACCCTTCCACGGACATCGTCCAAGCGGTCGCCACGTTCATTGACCGCACCATCGCAGACTGGCGGCGCCACTAATCTGTGCCGTGCCGGTGATCAGCTGAGCTGGCCGCAATGTCCTTCGCGGGTGGACCGTGGGCCGGCCCCCAATTCTGGTACCGGCCCACGGCGGGGGGCCGGTACTGCATTGGGCCACCCTCACCTGTTACCGCATCCTCGGTGCAACAGGCGGTCTTCAGCCCGATTCCCGGGCAAAGCTGCGGAGGGGAGCGTCGTGGATCGCTGAACCAGTTCTGGTTGGCGTAGAACTCACGGGGGCTCCGTTGCGCGCACTGTGCGGGCTGGCTGCTCAACCACGAGTAGCAACAAGATACCCCACCTAACGCCGTCAGGCCACGGTGACGCCATCGCCATGCAGTGATGAAGTGATCGGGGCGGCGAATGGTTTGATTAGTCAGTGCTCCGTTTTCGACGTTATATGGTCCTCTGTCTCTTCTTGACCTGCGTCGGCACCGCATTCTCGTTCTGGGTTGCCGGGCAGCCCGGTGCGGTGAACACGGGGAAGCTTCTCCCGCCGCCCCCGTTGGCGGGGGTTAAACTCGAGGCAGGGCATGTTCGCATGGCAACGGCTGTGAACGTCACGGCCAGCCCGGATGCCCAGTGGCTCGCAGATGCAGCCGCGCAGACCGGCATCCCGTCCCGGGCCCTGCGTGCCTACGTCGCCGCATCCTCCTCAGCCAATGCGTCGTCCCCGGCCTGCGGAATCGGCTGGAACACGCTGGCCGCCATTGGCTCCGTGGAATCCGGGCACGGGACCCACGGCGGCGGGAGCCTGGACACGGCAGGGCAGGCGAGCGGCACCATTGTGGGGCCCAGCCTCGACGGGCAGGGGTTCGCCGCCATCCCGGACACCGACGGCGGCGTGCTGGACGGGGATTCCCGGTGGGACCGGGCGGTCGGACCCATGCAGTTCATCCCTTCCACCTGGCGGCTTGTGGGCCGTGACGGCAACGGTGATGGCACGGCGGACCCCTTCAACATCGATGACGCCGCCCTCGGCGCTGCCACCTATCTCTGCCTCCACGGCCGTGACCTTCGGAGCGCCCAAGGGTGGACGCAGGCCATCTACTCATACAACCAGTCCGATGCGTACATCCGCCGGGTCAAGGACAAAGCGGTTACCTACGCAACGGTGACCGGCGCCCTGATATAGCTTTGGGGGAGTTCCGGCCCCTGATCTCCAAGGGCGGGGGAGATGCGTTCTCCCCTTCGGGAACAACGGCGCAGCGGCGCGCGTTGGAGACACGTCAAGTGAGCAGCCGGCAAGAGAAATGAGATGCACCCGTGGCAACCGATTATGACGAGGTCCGCTCCGACGTCAAGGAGTCCCAGGACCGTTCCCTGGAGGCGTTGCAATCCGCCAACGCCCCCGACGCCCGCAGCGTTGTCACCCAGTTGGACGAGGCGGACGCACTGGATGAAGGCCTGACCCCCGGCGGAGAAATAGTCTCTGAGGAACTGACTGTGCAGGTCATTCCCCAGGGCGCTGACGAATTCACGTGTTATTCCTGTTTCCTGGTCCGTCACCGGTCCCAGCT from Pseudarthrobacter chlorophenolicus A6 encodes:
- a CDS encoding TetR/AcrR family transcriptional regulator gives rise to the protein MPGKVAPAPRGPYKTGIQRREQIVQAALTVFGERGFAGGSIRTIAERVGVSHATLLQHFGSKEALLMAVLEEWDRRTVETGLSGVEGLEYFRRLPLVMSGHLANPGLLGLFITMAAEASNPAHPAHAFIRHRYDRNLTTLAGHLRQAADTGEAASLTPARIDTEVRIVTAVLDGIGLQWLNDPSTDIVQAVATFIDRTIADWRRH
- a CDS encoding lytic transglycosylase domain-containing protein: MATAVNVTASPDAQWLADAAAQTGIPSRALRAYVAASSSANASSPACGIGWNTLAAIGSVESGHGTHGGGSLDTAGQASGTIVGPSLDGQGFAAIPDTDGGVLDGDSRWDRAVGPMQFIPSTWRLVGRDGNGDGTADPFNIDDAALGAATYLCLHGRDLRSAQGWTQAIYSYNQSDAYIRRVKDKAVTYATVTGALI
- a CDS encoding DUF4193 domain-containing protein, with the translated sequence MATDYDEVRSDVKESQDRSLEALQSANAPDARSVVTQLDEADALDEGLTPGGEIVSEELTVQVIPQGADEFTCYSCFLVRHRSQLARESNGHSYCRDCEG